From Sporosarcina sp. Te-1, the proteins below share one genomic window:
- a CDS encoding D-2-hydroxyacid dehydrogenase has product MKVVFTFKLKDTQYEELTKQFPDVSFRIYPSIKEAELEDANVIVTYGEDIDVSILEKARSLEWIMVASAGVEKMPLAEIAKRNIVVSNVRGIHKTPMAESVLAHILALCRSLPAIYEHQKQKEWNKKVRSVELSGSTALILGPGAIGGEIGRLLKAFGVKTIGCNRSGKPVDSVDDIVEFSRLEEALPEADFVISVLPSTSETKGLLTSRHFDVMKSTAVFLNFGRGDLVREKDIVEALRTGKIGHAVLDVFEREPLPLDSELWELSNVTISPHISSHSRNYVPRALEIFNKNLSIWQSGDRQLINLVDPERGY; this is encoded by the coding sequence TTGAAAGTCGTATTTACATTTAAATTAAAGGATACACAATATGAGGAACTGACAAAGCAATTTCCAGATGTTTCATTTCGCATCTACCCGTCCATCAAGGAAGCCGAACTGGAAGATGCCAATGTGATCGTTACCTACGGGGAAGATATCGATGTTTCTATTCTGGAAAAAGCGCGCTCGCTTGAATGGATCATGGTGGCTTCTGCTGGGGTCGAGAAAATGCCGTTGGCCGAAATCGCCAAGCGGAATATTGTCGTCAGCAACGTAAGAGGAATTCATAAAACACCGATGGCCGAATCGGTATTGGCGCATATTTTAGCGCTATGCCGTTCTTTGCCGGCCATTTACGAACATCAAAAGCAGAAGGAATGGAATAAGAAAGTCCGCTCGGTTGAGTTATCCGGGTCTACTGCACTTATTCTGGGTCCAGGTGCTATCGGTGGGGAAATAGGACGGTTGCTGAAAGCATTTGGCGTTAAAACGATTGGCTGCAATCGTTCCGGCAAGCCGGTGGATTCGGTGGATGATATTGTTGAGTTCTCCAGGTTGGAGGAGGCCTTGCCCGAAGCTGATTTTGTCATATCGGTATTGCCAAGCACATCTGAAACAAAGGGATTACTGACAAGCCGGCATTTTGATGTAATGAAATCAACAGCGGTATTCTTGAATTTCGGGCGCGGGGATCTAGTGCGCGAAAAGGATATTGTGGAAGCTTTGCGCACCGGGAAAATTGGACATGCTGTACTCGATGTTTTTGAAAGGGAACCACTGCCTTTGGATAGCGAACTCTGGGAACTGTCCAATGTGACGATCTCCCCGCATATATCGAGCCATTCGAGAAATTACGTTCCAAGGGCACTTGAAATTTTCAATAAGAACTTATCGATATGGCAGTCAGGGGACAGACAGTTGATCAATTTAGTGGATCCTGAACGGGGATATTAA
- the perR gene encoding peroxide-responsive transcriptional repressor PerR, giving the protein MSEIALKDALVTLKESGVRITPQRHAILEFLISSESHPTADEIYKALEHDFPNMSVATVYNNLRVFRNAGLVKELTYGDSSSRFDFVTHDHYHIICDQCGTIVDFHHPGLEEVEHLASHVTGFKVNSHRLEVYGTCPKCAKNAAAN; this is encoded by the coding sequence ATGTCTGAAATCGCATTGAAAGACGCGCTGGTCACATTAAAAGAAAGTGGAGTACGTATTACACCACAACGGCATGCTATATTGGAATTCCTAATCTCTTCGGAGTCACATCCAACAGCTGATGAAATATATAAAGCATTAGAACATGACTTTCCTAATATGAGTGTAGCGACGGTCTATAACAATCTTCGCGTCTTCCGGAATGCAGGACTCGTGAAAGAACTCACATATGGTGATTCGTCAAGCCGATTCGATTTCGTGACACATGATCATTATCATATTATTTGTGATCAATGCGGCACGATTGTCGATTTTCATCATCCGGGACTGGAAGAAGTGGAACACCTGGCATCACACGTAACAGGATTCAAAGTTAATTCTCATCGCTTGGAAGTATACGGAACATGCCCGAAATGTGCTAAGAACGCAGCCGCGAATTAA
- the bcp gene encoding thioredoxin-dependent thiol peroxidase, translated as MEKLEGMPAPEFQLPDEKGNLVSLQDFAGEMYVVLYFYPKDATPGCTTQACDFRDAHGDFSNLNAVILGVSPDSEASHEKFIEKQGLPFSLLVDADHTVAEKYGVWKLKKNFGKEYMGIERSTFLIDPTGTVVKEWRKVSVKGHIQEVFTSLDQLINAKN; from the coding sequence ATGGAGAAGTTGGAAGGAATGCCTGCACCGGAATTTCAATTGCCCGATGAAAAAGGGAACCTCGTGTCATTACAGGACTTCGCCGGCGAAATGTATGTCGTTCTTTATTTTTATCCGAAGGATGCGACGCCTGGCTGCACGACACAAGCTTGCGATTTCCGAGATGCACATGGAGATTTTAGCAACCTGAACGCCGTCATTTTAGGCGTTAGTCCGGATAGCGAGGCATCTCATGAAAAGTTCATCGAAAAACAGGGACTGCCGTTTTCATTGCTCGTCGATGCGGACCATACTGTTGCGGAGAAGTATGGCGTTTGGAAGCTGAAAAAGAACTTTGGGAAAGAATATATGGGAATTGAACGCTCAACCTTTCTGATCGACCCGACAGGAACAGTCGTGAAGGAGTGGCGGAAAGTGTCTGTGAAAGGGCATATTCAAGAAGTCTTTACTTCACTCGATCAGTTAATCAACGCGAAAAACTAG